A single genomic interval of Nonomuraea rubra harbors:
- a CDS encoding helicase-associated domain-containing protein encodes MEDHLLGWLRTLDEDRLGRILANRPDAIAAPWPRRLDTLTQRLGNAVAVIETLRRLPLPCLQVAETALAMTRPTLESLASFLSSPPEEVTPWLEHLYDHALAWPGDDGVIHLAEGVARWWTAPLSLGEPLAHYLNAWSISNDALHALARNLGLPVQGNKRRMISRVIEALSDTDRVRALMRHAPEGTVPLLDRFAWDGPALAVDGARFVSPGTPERWCADHGLLFRPSWHKAEIPREVAICLRGSGYHPAYLPEAPEVATIPVDPEEVDHLMTLAAPHVVERCAALLDNTSKTPLPLLKTGGVGVREVRRMAKETGCDEDETRLLLEVCAVARLLAWDEPSGGMIPTERFDRWRLDEGSARLRVLLAAWWRMERSSLRKIDGKYGTVLGDDPAGPVIAQVRRAVLSVLTHLPSGTAFADRDSLISSVHWHAPLIDRALLRECAPGVLDEARLLGLLANNALTDLGRALAGLTARPGDENDDAVPMVEHDPMLAEAATRALASVRRSALFGPDLTAVVTGPPSAELAALLDRCADRESRGAASVWRFTTPSVRRALDQGYEADDLLDELAAVGTIPQPLEYLVRDTARRHGEVTVSTVGCVVQATDPTLLAEIAAHRRLGRLGLRLLAPTVLVSAAPADRTLAALREVGYSPVPVSDTGEITIHRARAEESAPGKLILLPGGQVAELSEFPGLAEFEAPAHMLVEPPPDPYEHARRLVATGRSDDERNGRTWAIIGRMATRLPTAQQSLLGFVVDRGVRAGITLADGLTATISHGELKGGALDAWCEEAGDYLEFPLAEIVEVRGAY; translated from the coding sequence ATGGAAGATCACCTGCTCGGCTGGCTACGAACACTGGACGAGGACCGGCTCGGCCGCATCCTGGCCAACAGGCCCGACGCCATCGCCGCGCCCTGGCCCAGGCGGCTCGACACCCTGACCCAGCGGCTCGGCAACGCCGTCGCCGTGATCGAGACCCTGCGCCGCCTGCCGTTGCCCTGCCTCCAGGTCGCCGAGACCGCCCTGGCCATGACCCGCCCCACCCTCGAGTCCCTGGCGAGCTTCCTCAGCAGCCCGCCCGAGGAGGTGACGCCCTGGCTGGAGCACCTCTACGACCACGCGCTGGCCTGGCCGGGCGACGACGGCGTCATCCACCTCGCCGAGGGCGTCGCGCGCTGGTGGACCGCGCCGCTCAGCCTCGGCGAGCCGCTCGCGCACTACCTGAACGCCTGGTCGATCAGCAACGACGCGCTGCACGCCCTGGCCCGCAACCTCGGCCTGCCCGTGCAGGGCAACAAGCGCCGCATGATCAGCCGGGTCATCGAGGCGCTCAGCGACACCGACCGCGTCAGGGCGCTGATGCGCCACGCCCCCGAGGGCACCGTGCCGCTGCTCGACCGCTTCGCCTGGGACGGCCCCGCGCTCGCCGTCGACGGCGCCAGGTTCGTCAGCCCCGGCACGCCCGAGCGGTGGTGCGCCGACCACGGCCTGCTCTTCCGGCCGAGCTGGCACAAGGCCGAGATCCCCCGCGAGGTGGCGATCTGCCTGCGCGGCTCCGGCTACCACCCGGCCTACCTGCCCGAGGCGCCCGAGGTGGCCACGATCCCGGTCGACCCCGAGGAGGTCGACCACCTGATGACGCTGGCCGCGCCGCACGTGGTCGAGCGGTGCGCGGCCCTGCTCGACAACACCTCCAAGACGCCGCTGCCGCTGCTCAAGACCGGCGGCGTGGGCGTGCGCGAGGTCCGCAGGATGGCCAAGGAGACCGGCTGCGACGAGGACGAGACGCGGCTGCTGCTGGAGGTCTGCGCGGTGGCCAGGCTGCTGGCCTGGGACGAGCCGTCCGGCGGCATGATCCCCACCGAGCGGTTCGACCGGTGGCGGCTCGACGAGGGCTCGGCCCGGCTGCGGGTGCTGCTGGCCGCCTGGTGGCGGATGGAGCGCTCCTCGCTGCGCAAGATCGACGGCAAGTACGGCACCGTGCTCGGCGACGACCCCGCGGGCCCCGTCATCGCCCAGGTGCGCAGGGCCGTGCTGTCGGTGCTCACCCACCTGCCCTCGGGCACGGCCTTCGCCGACCGCGACAGCCTGATCAGCAGCGTCCACTGGCACGCCCCGCTGATCGACCGGGCGCTGCTGCGCGAGTGCGCGCCCGGCGTGCTCGACGAGGCCAGGCTGCTCGGGCTGCTGGCCAACAACGCGCTGACCGACCTCGGCCGCGCCCTGGCCGGGCTGACGGCCAGGCCGGGAGACGAGAACGACGACGCCGTCCCGATGGTCGAGCACGACCCGATGCTGGCGGAGGCGGCCACCAGGGCGCTGGCCAGCGTGCGCAGGAGCGCGCTGTTCGGGCCCGACCTGACCGCGGTCGTCACGGGGCCGCCGTCGGCGGAGCTGGCGGCACTGCTCGACCGCTGCGCCGACCGCGAGTCGCGCGGCGCGGCCTCGGTGTGGCGCTTCACCACGCCGAGCGTGCGGCGGGCGCTCGACCAGGGGTACGAGGCCGACGACCTGCTCGACGAGCTGGCGGCGGTGGGCACCATCCCGCAGCCGCTCGAATACCTGGTCCGCGACACCGCCCGCAGGCACGGCGAGGTGACGGTGAGCACGGTCGGCTGCGTGGTGCAGGCCACCGACCCGACGCTGCTGGCCGAGATCGCCGCCCACCGGCGGCTGGGCCGGCTGGGGCTGCGGCTGCTGGCCCCCACGGTGCTGGTCAGCGCGGCGCCGGCCGATCGTACGCTGGCCGCGCTGCGCGAGGTCGGCTACTCCCCCGTGCCCGTCTCCGACACCGGCGAGATCACCATCCACCGGGCCAGGGCGGAGGAGAGCGCCCCCGGCAAGCTGATCCTGCTGCCGGGCGGGCAGGTGGCCGAGCTGTCGGAGTTCCCCGGCCTGGCGGAGTTCGAGGCGCCGGCGCACATGCTGGTCGAGCCGCCGCCCGACCCGTACGAGCACGCCCGCCGCCTCGTCGCCACCGGCCGGTCGGACGACGAGAGGAACGGGCGCACCTGGGCGATCATCGGCAGGATGGCGACCAGGCTGCCGACGGCGCAGCAGTCGCTGCTCGGCTTCGTCGTCGACCGGGGCGTGCGCGCCGGCATCACGCTGGCCGACGGGCTGACCGCCACGATCAGCCATGGCGAGCTCAAGGGCGGCGCGCTGGACGCGTGGTGCGAGGAGGCCGGCGACTACCTGGAGTTCCCCCTCGCCGAGATCGTCGAGGTCCGGGGCGCCTACTGA
- a CDS encoding ABC transporter substrate-binding protein gives MSGPVLARRGFLSGAAGLAAALTLAACGDGGTSTQATPAAPASSGAPSQGPWTFTDDRGKKLEQPKVPTRIVAQVGAAAALWDFGVRPIAVFGPHKLKDGSRDPQVGNVDITKVTGLGNVWDEFNVEQYIALQPDLLVSSMYVNGTLWYVPEKSRDTIEQVAPTAGVMLTGKSATEVIGKYEELAASLGASMEGVPEAKARMEAATKELAQFKNLRILLASGGADAFWVVNPPEYPDIVHMVNAGLNVVTPSKVDEGGFFQTLSWENADEYDADVILYDTRTQALKPEEMMKKPTFAKLPAVEAGQLYPWSAEAPFSYQGYATFLEELVANLKKAKPLQ, from the coding sequence ATGTCGGGACCGGTACTGGCTCGCAGGGGCTTCCTGTCGGGCGCGGCGGGACTCGCGGCGGCCCTGACACTCGCGGCATGCGGTGACGGCGGCACGAGCACGCAGGCGACCCCCGCCGCGCCGGCCTCCTCCGGCGCCCCCTCCCAGGGGCCGTGGACGTTCACCGACGACCGCGGCAAGAAGCTGGAGCAGCCCAAGGTCCCCACCAGGATCGTCGCCCAGGTGGGCGCCGCGGCCGCCCTGTGGGACTTCGGCGTGCGCCCGATCGCGGTCTTCGGCCCGCACAAGCTGAAGGACGGCAGCAGGGACCCGCAGGTCGGCAACGTCGACATCACCAAGGTCACGGGCCTGGGCAACGTCTGGGACGAGTTCAACGTCGAGCAGTACATCGCGCTGCAGCCCGACCTCCTGGTCAGCAGCATGTACGTCAACGGCACCCTCTGGTACGTGCCCGAGAAGTCCAGGGACACCATCGAGCAGGTCGCCCCCACCGCCGGCGTCATGCTCACCGGCAAGAGCGCCACCGAGGTGATCGGCAAGTACGAGGAGCTGGCCGCGTCGCTCGGCGCGAGCATGGAGGGCGTGCCCGAGGCCAAGGCCCGCATGGAGGCGGCCACCAAGGAGCTCGCCCAGTTCAAGAACCTCAGGATCCTCCTGGCGTCGGGCGGCGCGGACGCGTTCTGGGTCGTCAACCCGCCCGAGTACCCGGACATCGTGCACATGGTGAACGCCGGCCTGAACGTCGTGACGCCGTCGAAGGTGGACGAGGGCGGCTTCTTCCAGACCCTGAGCTGGGAGAACGCCGACGAGTACGACGCCGACGTGATCCTCTACGACACGCGTACGCAGGCGCTCAAGCCCGAGGAGATGATGAAGAAGCCCACCTTCGCCAAGCTCCCCGCGGTCGAGGCCGGCCAGCTCTACCCGTGGTCCGCCGAGGCCCCCTTCAGCTACCAGGGGTACGCCACCTTCCTGGAGGAGCTGGTGGCGAACCTGAAGAAGGCGAAACCGCTTCAGTAG
- a CDS encoding FecCD family ABC transporter permease, translating to MRPAEVSVTAGAGQEDGGRKARARPSVLVAGLAVTVALLALVAMASVALGARSVSFGAVIDAFVAPDGSNDHTVIRELRVPRTLLGLGVGATLGLAGALMQSLTRNPLADPGLLGIDQGAALGVTLALGLFGLTDPVVYVWFAFGGAALASVAVYSLASSGRSGSSPVRLALAGVAFGMVCTAISSAILRMDSQTFDRMRFWLTGSLAGQTADTLVRLAPFMVAGLVLGLLLARPLNLLALGEDAGKALGVNVNRTRILTGVAVTLLCGAATAAAGPLVFVGLIVPHAVRALVGPDQRWVLPYSALAAPILLLGADVIGRLIARPGEVQVGIVWAVIGAPIFIMLARRKRVAAL from the coding sequence GTGCGCCCGGCTGAGGTATCGGTCACGGCCGGAGCGGGCCAGGAAGACGGCGGACGCAAGGCGAGGGCACGCCCCTCCGTGCTCGTCGCCGGGCTGGCCGTCACGGTCGCCTTATTGGCGCTGGTCGCCATGGCCAGCGTGGCGCTGGGCGCCCGCTCGGTGTCGTTCGGCGCGGTGATCGACGCGTTCGTGGCGCCGGACGGCTCCAACGACCACACGGTCATCCGCGAGCTGCGCGTCCCGCGCACCCTGCTCGGCCTCGGCGTCGGCGCCACGCTCGGGCTGGCCGGCGCGCTCATGCAGAGCCTGACCCGCAACCCGCTGGCCGACCCCGGCCTGCTGGGCATCGACCAGGGCGCCGCGCTCGGCGTCACGCTCGCGCTCGGCCTGTTCGGGCTCACCGACCCCGTCGTGTACGTCTGGTTCGCCTTCGGCGGCGCCGCGCTGGCCTCCGTCGCGGTGTACTCGCTGGCGTCCTCGGGCCGCTCGGGCTCCAGCCCGGTACGCCTGGCCCTGGCCGGAGTCGCGTTCGGCATGGTCTGCACGGCGATCTCCTCGGCCATCCTCCGCATGGACTCCCAGACCTTCGACCGGATGCGGTTCTGGCTGACCGGCTCGCTGGCCGGGCAGACGGCCGACACGCTGGTGCGGCTGGCGCCGTTCATGGTCGCGGGGCTGGTGCTCGGGCTGCTGCTGGCCAGGCCGCTCAACCTGCTGGCGCTCGGCGAGGACGCCGGCAAGGCACTGGGCGTGAACGTGAACAGGACCAGGATCCTCACCGGCGTGGCCGTCACGCTGCTGTGCGGCGCCGCCACCGCCGCCGCCGGGCCGCTGGTGTTCGTCGGGCTCATCGTGCCGCACGCCGTGCGCGCCCTGGTGGGGCCCGACCAGCGGTGGGTGCTGCCGTACTCGGCGCTGGCCGCGCCGATCCTGCTGCTGGGGGCGGACGTGATCGGCCGGCTCATCGCCCGGCCGGGAGAGGTGCAGGTGGGCATCGTGTGGGCGGTGATCGGCGCGCCGATCTTCATCATGCTCGCCAGGCGGAAGCGGGTGGCGGCGCTGTGA
- a CDS encoding FecCD family ABC transporter permease, protein MNVRVGSWSVRLAPRALLVSVLLVVAGFLVTVAALSTGEFTVPVPDIVSAIFGQGTPVAELIVGKLRAPRVVTGLLVGAAFGLSGAIFQSLTRNPLGSPDFIGFTAGASTGGILAVVAGGSAMTIAGGALAGCVVTAALVYLLAYRGGVQGYRLVLVGIGANALLLAVNSYILTRANINDAANAGAWLTGSLGGRGWEHAWPVALALLVLLPLCLSIARPLRMIEMGDDAAKAMGIRVEVVRAAAVTAGVLLSGVATAAAGPVIFVALAAPQLARRLTRSPGVTLASSALMGAVLLTAADLAAQRVLAPTQLPVGVLTAAIGGTYLVLLLRKDRH, encoded by the coding sequence GTGAACGTGCGCGTCGGCTCCTGGTCCGTACGGCTCGCACCGCGCGCCCTGCTCGTCAGCGTGCTCCTCGTCGTGGCCGGCTTCCTGGTCACCGTGGCGGCGCTGTCCACGGGCGAGTTCACCGTGCCCGTGCCCGACATCGTCTCGGCGATCTTCGGGCAGGGCACGCCGGTCGCCGAGCTGATCGTCGGCAAACTCCGCGCCCCACGCGTGGTCACCGGGCTGCTGGTCGGGGCCGCGTTCGGGCTGAGCGGGGCCATCTTCCAGAGCCTCACCAGGAACCCGCTGGGCAGCCCCGACTTCATCGGCTTCACCGCCGGCGCCTCCACGGGCGGCATCCTCGCCGTCGTCGCGGGCGGCTCGGCCATGACGATCGCCGGCGGCGCGCTGGCCGGATGCGTGGTGACGGCGGCGCTGGTGTACCTGCTGGCCTACCGGGGCGGCGTCCAGGGGTACCGGCTGGTCCTGGTCGGCATCGGGGCGAACGCGCTGCTGCTGGCCGTCAACTCGTACATCCTGACCAGGGCCAACATCAACGACGCGGCCAACGCGGGCGCCTGGCTCACCGGCAGCCTCGGCGGGCGCGGCTGGGAGCACGCCTGGCCCGTGGCGCTGGCGCTGCTCGTGCTGCTGCCGCTGTGCCTGTCCATCGCGCGGCCGCTGCGGATGATCGAGATGGGCGACGACGCGGCCAAGGCCATGGGCATCAGGGTCGAGGTCGTCCGGGCGGCGGCCGTCACGGCCGGCGTGCTGCTGTCCGGGGTGGCCACGGCCGCCGCCGGGCCCGTCATCTTCGTCGCGCTGGCCGCCCCGCAGCTCGCCCGGCGGCTGACCCGCTCCCCCGGCGTGACGCTGGCCTCCTCCGCTCTCATGGGCGCCGTGCTGCTGACCGCCGCCGACCTGGCCGCGCAGCGCGTGCTCGCCCCCACCCAGCTGCCCGTCGGTGTGCTGACCGCTGCCATCGGCGGCACCTATCTCGTCCTGCTCCTCCGAAAGGACCGCCACTGA
- a CDS encoding ABC transporter ATP-binding protein — MDCRLSGTGLTLAYDQRVVATDLTVAIPDESFTVIIGPNACGKSTLLRALARMLKPKTGAVHLDGSVITSLPSKEVARRLGLLPQSSIVPDGITVADLVARGRYPHQKLMRQWSKADEAAVSEAMRATDVAELADRIVDELSGGQRQRVWLAMALAQETPILLLDEPTTFLDISHQIEVLDLCAELHEQGRTMVAVLHDLNQACRYATHLIVMRGGQIVAEGDPTQIVTSELVHEVFDLRCEIIQDPQSGTPLIVPEARRRVTAASS, encoded by the coding sequence ATGGACTGCCGCCTGTCCGGCACCGGCCTGACCCTCGCCTACGACCAGCGCGTCGTGGCCACGGACCTGACCGTGGCGATCCCCGACGAGTCGTTCACCGTGATCATCGGCCCGAACGCCTGCGGCAAGTCCACCCTGCTGCGCGCGCTGGCCAGGATGCTCAAGCCGAAGACCGGCGCCGTGCACCTGGACGGCAGCGTGATCACCTCGTTGCCGTCGAAGGAGGTGGCCCGGCGGCTCGGCCTGCTCCCGCAGAGCTCGATCGTGCCCGACGGGATCACCGTGGCCGACCTGGTGGCCCGCGGCCGGTACCCGCACCAGAAGCTGATGCGGCAGTGGTCGAAGGCCGACGAGGCGGCCGTGTCGGAGGCCATGCGCGCCACCGACGTGGCCGAGCTGGCCGACCGGATCGTGGACGAGCTGTCGGGCGGGCAGCGGCAGCGGGTGTGGCTGGCCATGGCGCTGGCCCAGGAGACGCCGATCCTGCTGCTCGACGAACCCACCACGTTCCTGGACATCTCCCACCAGATCGAGGTGCTCGACCTCTGCGCCGAGCTGCACGAGCAGGGGCGGACCATGGTGGCCGTGCTGCACGACCTGAACCAGGCGTGCCGGTACGCCACGCATCTCATCGTGATGCGGGGCGGGCAGATCGTGGCCGAGGGGGATCCCACGCAGATCGTCACGTCGGAGCTGGTGCACGAGGTGTTCGACCTGCGCTGCGAGATCATCCAGGACCCGCAGTCGGGCACCCCGCTCATCGTCCCCGAGGCCCGCCGCCGCGTGACCGCCGCCTCCTCCTGA
- a CDS encoding TetR/AcrR family transcriptional regulator, with product MVRETSLELLMSRPVQERADAARNREKVLAAAARLFAEKGVDAVSMDAVAAEAGVGKGTLFRRFGDKSGLAVALLDARERDLQQRILSGPPPLGPGAPAGDRLVAFVRAYLGYLFDHLDLVRMSETASPGARYRIGAYRFWHRHVAILLAEARGGDADALAHALLAATQAELAEVLRNEYGRDRAVAAVTTLATALT from the coding sequence GGCGGACGCGGCACGCAACCGGGAGAAGGTGCTGGCCGCGGCGGCGCGGCTGTTCGCCGAGAAGGGCGTGGACGCGGTCTCCATGGACGCCGTGGCGGCGGAGGCCGGGGTGGGCAAGGGCACGCTGTTCCGGCGCTTCGGTGACAAGTCGGGGCTGGCGGTGGCGCTGCTCGACGCCCGCGAGCGCGACCTCCAGCAGCGCATCCTGTCGGGCCCGCCGCCGCTCGGGCCCGGCGCGCCCGCCGGCGATCGGCTGGTCGCGTTCGTACGGGCCTACCTCGGCTACCTCTTCGACCACCTCGACCTGGTACGCATGTCGGAGACGGCCAGCCCGGGCGCGCGATACCGCATCGGGGCGTACCGGTTCTGGCACCGGCACGTGGCGATCCTGCTGGCCGAGGCCAGGGGCGGCGACGCCGACGCCCTGGCGCACGCGCTGCTGGCGGCCACGCAGGCGGAGCTGGCGGAGGTGCTCAGGAACGAGTACGGCCGCGACCGCGCCGTCGCCGCCGTCACCACCCTGGCGACGGCCCTGACCTGA